Part of the Polyangiaceae bacterium genome, GCTGACCGGTGATCTGCGCTTCCTCGAGGAAGCGAGCCGCTGCGCCCGGCAGGAGTCGCACGGAGTCGTGGAGGCGCTTTTCCGCCACGGTCCGGAGGATCGCGCGGTCGAAGACCCGGTGCACGCTGCCCATGCCGCCGCGCCCGATCTCGCCTTGGTCCTCGAAGCGCTCCGACGGGAGCACCGGGACGACCGCGGAGCGCTGCGTGCTCGGGACCTCCTCGGCGCCGTGCACCCGCACGCTCTCGGCGCCGTCGGCGTCGAGCACCAGCGTATCGAAGTCGGCCCCGGAGCCCGCGGGCTCCCGCGCGAGCTCCAGCGTGCGCTCCGGCCGGGGCTTGCCCGTGGGACGCGTCGCCGCGTCGTCGCTCACGGACCACCTCGGAAGCGGACCACCGGCACCTCCAGGCCGGGCCCGGGCGTACCCAGGTGGCGATCCAAGAAGGAATAGGTGTGGCCCCAGCAGCGACGAGCGTTGGGCGTGAACACCAAAGCGTGGAAGGCGTGCAGCTCGCCTCGGTAGTAGCGGGCCTCGCACTCCACGCCGAGCTTTCCGAGGGCATTGCTCAGGCGCTGCGTGTCGTCGATCAGCGGATCGGCCGTGCCACACGGCGCGAAGAACGCCGGCAGCGGGCGCGCCGGCTCGTCGCCGCGCTCCAGCACGGTCAGCGGGTCGGCCAGCTCGAGGTGCCCGGGCTCGTGGCGCTGCACGTCGCCCAGGTACGACTCGCTCACTTCGCTCAGTCGATCGTGGATGAAGCCGCTCATGTGAGGCCAGCGGCGCCGGAAGCGCTCGACGTCGCTCACGTGGTAGATGCCGCAGGCGGCGACCACCGCCCTGGGGCGAACGCCGCTGTCGAAGACCCGAGTTGCCCAAGGCTCGGGCCGGCGATAGCTGGTCATCATGGCCAGCGAGGTGACCAGGTTCGCTCCCGCGCTCTCGCCGGCGAAGGCGAGCCGCTCCAGATCGCCGCCGTAGCGCCCGGCGTTCTTTCGCACCCAATCCAGCGCCGCCGCGGCGTCGCGCACTGCGGCGGGGAACGGGTGCTTGGGCGCGAGGCGATAGCTGATGTTGAACACCAGATAGCCGCGACGCGCGAACGCGAGGCCCATGATCCAGTGGGTGTCCTTGCTGAGGATGCGGAAGCCTCCGCCGTGCACGTAGAGCACCACGGGGACCTGCTCGAGCTCCCCGCGCGACAGCCCGCCGGGCCGGTAGACGTCGAGCCGGTGCTCGGGCAGGCCCGTGTCGTCGTAGGGGACGTCGCGAATCACCTCGACGTCGTGGCGCTCCGGCTTGGCCTGCGGATGGAGCTTCCCGACGCGGGAGAGCCCGCGGAAGAAGTTGTCCACGAGGAATGCGCCGGCGTTGCGGCGCAGGCGGGTCGGCAGGCGTTGCGGCGGGCGCTTGGGTCGCACGGCGCGGGAGTCTACGTCAGCCGCTGACCCGCGACCACACCGCGCTCTGGTCGCCGGTGTAACAGACGTCGCCGTCGTGCACGAATTCGAACAGGTAGCGCACGATGTGGCGCGAGCGCCCGAGGCGGACCTTCGTGGCGGTGCAGGAGCACTCGATGGGAGCGCCTGGCGGGACCAGCTTGCGGAAGGTCGCGCCGTGGATGTGGGTGCCATAGCCGATCCAGCCCTCCCGGTGCCGGAGGCCGAGCAGGTAGTAGGCGTGTACGAAGCCCAGCATGCCCGTGGCATGGATCATCGCCGCGCCCGCCACGTGACGCGGGTGTCTCTCGGGGTGGGCGCGCTGGTCGACCATGAACGGGATCGGCCGATCCGTCGGCATGCGGCAGATCACTCGATTCTGCTCGGCGTCCACCGCCAAGAGCCGATCGAACAGCAGCACCGTCGGGTCGTAGGGGAGGTCCGCCAGGAACTCGGGCTCGAAGGCAGCAGGGGTCGGAGGTGTCTGCATCACTCCCCCGCGACGTGGACTACGAGGCGCCGCGTGTGGGGACGGGAGCGGTGTTCCCACAGGTAGAGCGCTTGCCAGGTGCCGAAGGCCAGCCGGCCATCGCGCACCGGGATGCTCTCCGAGGTCTTGGTGACGGCGGAGCGCGCGTGAGCCGGCATGTCATCCGAGCCCTCGGCGTCGTGGACCCAGCGGCGCGACTCCGGCGCGAGCTCGCTCAGCCACGCCCCGAGGTCCACGAGCACGTCGGGGTCGGCGTTCTCCTGGATCACCAGGCTGGCCGAGGTGTGCTGCACGAACACCGTGCACAACCCCAGCTGGACCTTGCTGGCATCCACGACCGCCTGCACCGAGCGGGTCAGGTCGGAAAAGCCGCGGCCAGTCGTGCGAACCTCGATCGTCTCCTGATGTACCGCCACGGGGGCTTCGTATGCGATGATTCCCGACCGAGCAAGCCCCGAGCCATGAAACGCCTGAGCTCGAAGACCGACGAACTGGTGCGGCGCGCCGAGCAAGCCGTGGTCGATTTCTGCGACCGGGGGCCGGCGCGACGTGGGCTGTATTCGCTCTGGAAGGGCATGGCGCGCCACAGCGCCGGGCGCGTCGCCAGCGCGATGGCGTTCAACCTGTTCCTGGCCGCCATCCCCATGCTGGCGCTGGCGGGGTGGCTCGCGGCCAACCTTCTGGGCCAGAGCCGAGACGCCCTGGACATCATGTCCTTGTACATGAACCTGACTCCGCTGGAGATCCACGAGATCGTGCAGAAGAACTTCCAACGCTTCTCCGGCGGGGCCGTGGCCCCGTTCGCCGTGCTGGGCTCGCTGTGGATGGCCTCGAACGCCTTCTACATGCTGATGAGCGTGTTCGAGCGCGCGGTGCGCGCGAAGCGCCGCGCGTGGTGGAAGAAGCGACTGATCGCCGTCGCCTGCGTGCTGGTGACCAATCTCTTGTTCGCCGGGATCACCGTGCTGGCCGTGGCCATCGCCGGAGGCCCCTCCAAGATGCTCGGCTTCTTGCGCACCGGCGAGCAGCTGGTGGGGCCGGCGGAGCGGCTCGTGAGCATCGTGGTGGCGCTGCTCGGCGCCACCTTGGCACTCGCCGCGTTCTTCCGCATCGCGGTCGATCGTCCGGGGCTGAATCGGCGCATCTGGCCCGGTACGGTGGTGACCGTGGCCATCGGTGGCCTGGCGTCGAGCGCATTCGGCTACTACGCGCGGACCCTGCAGAGCTTCGCGGTCTTCTACGGCAGCCTCGCGGCGGTGGCCATCGCGCTGGCCTGGCTCTGGATCTGGTGCGCCGCGCTGCTCTTGGGAGCGGAGCTGAACGCGCAGCTCGAAGGCGGCGAGCGCATCGCACCGCCCAGCACCGTGCGACTGGCCGTGAGGGCGGCGAAGCGGGCGAGCCAGGTCTGACTGAGCTCAGCCGCCGTCGAGGCTGCCCAGCCCGCACACGCCGAACCCAGTCGGTAGCCCCGCCACGCTGAGGCACTTGCCGGTGCCGCACTCGGTCTTGACCGCGGTGGTCGAGCACAGCTTGAGGCAGGTGTTGGTGGA contains:
- a CDS encoding alpha/beta hydrolase, with amino-acid sequence MRPKRPPQRLPTRLRRNAGAFLVDNFFRGLSRVGKLHPQAKPERHDVEVIRDVPYDDTGLPEHRLDVYRPGGLSRGELEQVPVVLYVHGGGFRILSKDTHWIMGLAFARRGYLVFNISYRLAPKHPFPAAVRDAAAALDWVRKNAGRYGGDLERLAFAGESAGANLVTSLAMMTSYRRPEPWATRVFDSGVRPRAVVAACGIYHVSDVERFRRRWPHMSGFIHDRLSEVSESYLGDVQRHEPGHLELADPLTVLERGDEPARPLPAFFAPCGTADPLIDDTQRLSNALGKLGVECEARYYRGELHAFHALVFTPNARRCWGHTYSFLDRHLGTPGPGLEVPVVRFRGGP
- a CDS encoding YihY/virulence factor BrkB family protein produces the protein MKRLSSKTDELVRRAEQAVVDFCDRGPARRGLYSLWKGMARHSAGRVASAMAFNLFLAAIPMLALAGWLAANLLGQSRDALDIMSLYMNLTPLEIHEIVQKNFQRFSGGAVAPFAVLGSLWMASNAFYMLMSVFERAVRAKRRAWWKKRLIAVACVLVTNLLFAGITVLAVAIAGGPSKMLGFLRTGEQLVGPAERLVSIVVALLGATLALAAFFRIAVDRPGLNRRIWPGTVVTVAIGGLASSAFGYYARTLQSFAVFYGSLAAVAIALAWLWIWCAALLLGAELNAQLEGGERIAPPSTVRLAVRAAKRASQV
- a CDS encoding YjbQ family protein produces the protein MAVHQETIEVRTTGRGFSDLTRSVQAVVDASKVQLGLCTVFVQHTSASLVIQENADPDVLVDLGAWLSELAPESRRWVHDAEGSDDMPAHARSAVTKTSESIPVRDGRLAFGTWQALYLWEHRSRPHTRRLVVHVAGE